In Maridesulfovibrio sp., a single genomic region encodes these proteins:
- a CDS encoding ABC transporter ATP-binding protein, which produces MTAPILEIRNLTTSFATPGGVVNAVDNASIELGQGETLAVVGESGCGKTVLSLSIMGLVPDPPGRITGGQVLYRGRDLVQLPEKELQKIRGNSLSMIFQEPMTSLNPVFRIGDQISETLRLHQGVSAHEAEEAAVDALKLVGIPNPQKRINSFPHELSGGMRQRVMIAMALVCSPEILIADEPTTALDVTIQAQILRLLNDLRNRMNGSLMLITHDLGVVARVASRVAVMYAGQIVESAGLNDLFKDPLHPYTRGLLASVPRLGSREELTPIPGNVPALTNLPKGCRFHPRCAHAFDLCREQEPQLITENGRSVRCWLHSWDAGKDNMK; this is translated from the coding sequence ATGACCGCACCAATTTTAGAAATCAGGAATCTTACCACCTCGTTCGCAACTCCGGGCGGAGTTGTCAATGCTGTGGATAATGCCAGTATCGAGTTAGGGCAAGGAGAAACTTTGGCAGTGGTCGGGGAATCCGGCTGCGGCAAGACGGTTCTCTCACTTTCCATAATGGGACTGGTTCCGGACCCTCCGGGCAGAATAACCGGTGGACAGGTTCTGTACCGCGGAAGGGATCTGGTACAGCTGCCGGAAAAGGAATTGCAGAAAATTCGCGGCAACAGTCTCTCCATGATTTTTCAGGAGCCCATGACCTCGCTGAACCCTGTATTCAGAATAGGCGATCAGATAAGCGAGACTTTGCGGCTGCATCAGGGTGTTTCGGCTCATGAGGCTGAAGAGGCCGCTGTTGATGCTTTGAAGCTGGTCGGCATTCCCAATCCGCAGAAAAGGATAAACAGTTTTCCGCATGAACTGAGCGGGGGCATGCGCCAGCGGGTCATGATTGCCATGGCTCTTGTCTGCTCACCGGAAATACTCATTGCCGATGAGCCGACAACCGCGCTTGATGTGACCATTCAAGCCCAGATTCTCAGATTACTGAATGACCTCAGGAACCGGATGAACGGATCACTGATGCTCATCACTCACGATCTCGGAGTGGTGGCCCGGGTGGCTTCGCGTGTAGCGGTCATGTATGCTGGTCAGATTGTCGAGTCCGCAGGCTTGAATGATCTTTTCAAGGACCCGCTTCATCCCTATACCAGAGGGTTGCTTGCTTCCGTTCCCCGGCTCGGCAGCCGTGAGGAACTTACCCCCATTCCCGGAAATGTTCCGGCTCTGACCAATCTCCCCAAGGGGTGCCGTTTTCATCCCCGGTGCGCACATGCCTTTGATCTATGCCGGGAGCAGGAGCCGCAATTGATTACGGAAAACGGCCGCAGTGTCCGTTGCTGGCTGCATTCCTGGGACGCAGGAAAGGACAATATGAAATGA
- the trmFO gene encoding methylenetetrahydrofolate--tRNA-(uracil(54)-C(5))-methyltransferase (FADH(2)-oxidizing) TrmFO, translating to MDKIAVIGGGLAGCECAMQLAKAGIPVDLYEMKPEKYSEAHTMPGLAELVCSNSLRSGELNTAIGILKHELVELDSVIMKAAMESRVPAGSALAVDREIFSNIVTGLIESNENITVIRREITSIDDPELADYAKIVIAAGPLASQPLTESLISRTGEKRLYFYDAIAPIVSRDSVNMDTAFYGSRYKPEDDDYLNCPMTEEQYYAFLKELKTGERVVPREFEKEIHFEGCLPVEEMADRGDMTLAFGPLKPVGLIDPRTGEQAFAVVQLRAENKDRTAFNLVGFQTKLKYPEQKRIFRMIPGLENAEFLRLGSIHRNTYVNAPEVLDENLALKTDSRIHLAGQITGVEGYLESAACGLWVGLMLAEQSKGHNLPTPPAETSLGALLGHLREKKKNFQPSNVQFGLMPDLKKRAPKRMRKELYGKRAMEVFAEWKEKNF from the coding sequence GTGGACAAGATCGCTGTAATCGGAGGAGGGCTTGCCGGGTGTGAATGCGCAATGCAGCTCGCCAAGGCAGGAATACCCGTCGACCTGTATGAAATGAAGCCCGAAAAATATTCCGAAGCCCACACCATGCCGGGTCTGGCCGAGCTGGTCTGCTCAAATTCTCTGCGCTCCGGCGAACTGAATACCGCCATCGGGATTCTCAAACATGAACTGGTAGAACTTGATTCCGTAATAATGAAAGCGGCAATGGAATCCCGCGTACCGGCCGGTTCCGCCCTGGCTGTTGACCGTGAAATTTTTTCAAATATAGTCACCGGGCTGATAGAATCCAACGAAAACATCACCGTTATCCGCCGTGAAATAACTTCCATAGACGACCCGGAACTCGCCGATTACGCCAAAATCGTAATAGCTGCCGGGCCGCTGGCCTCCCAGCCGCTTACGGAAAGCCTCATAAGCCGAACAGGCGAAAAACGGCTCTATTTCTATGACGCCATAGCCCCCATCGTCAGCCGTGATTCAGTCAACATGGACACGGCCTTCTACGGTTCGCGCTACAAGCCCGAAGACGATGATTACCTGAACTGCCCCATGACCGAGGAGCAGTACTATGCCTTCCTCAAGGAACTCAAGACCGGCGAACGAGTCGTTCCCCGTGAATTCGAAAAGGAAATCCATTTTGAGGGATGTCTGCCCGTAGAAGAAATGGCTGATCGCGGTGACATGACCCTGGCATTCGGACCGCTCAAACCGGTGGGCCTCATTGACCCGCGCACAGGCGAACAGGCCTTTGCCGTGGTCCAGCTCCGTGCCGAAAACAAAGACAGAACCGCCTTCAACCTTGTCGGCTTTCAGACAAAGCTGAAATACCCGGAACAAAAACGCATCTTCCGCATGATTCCCGGACTCGAAAACGCAGAATTCCTGCGCCTTGGCTCAATTCACCGCAACACCTACGTAAACGCCCCGGAAGTGCTGGACGAAAACCTGGCCCTCAAAACGGATTCACGCATCCATCTGGCCGGTCAGATAACCGGAGTGGAAGGATATCTGGAATCCGCAGCCTGCGGGCTCTGGGTGGGGCTCATGCTGGCAGAACAGTCCAAGGGACACAATCTCCCCACTCCGCCTGCGGAAACTTCACTGGGTGCCCTGCTAGGCCACCTGCGCGAAAAGAAGAAAAACTTCCAGCCTTCAAACGTTCAGTTCGGACTCATGCCGGACCTCAAGAAACGGGCTCCCAAACGCATGCGCAAAGAACTCTACGGCAAGCGTGCCATGGAAGTCTTCGCCGAGTGGAAAGAAAAGAATTTTTAG
- a CDS encoding HDIG domain-containing metalloprotein: protein MISRDEAFELLKANVPEENLIQHSLESEAVLGALARKLGQDEELWSITGLLHDLDYSSTASQPEKHGLVSAEMLDGKLPDEAVQAIRAHNGEMTGVAPQTDFDFALRCGETVTGLIHANALMRPEKMSGMTPKSLKKKMKSKAFAASVNRDIIKECDRIGLELGDFFAIAIDAVTGIAPEVGLD from the coding sequence ATGATATCACGTGATGAAGCGTTTGAGCTTCTCAAGGCCAATGTTCCCGAGGAAAATCTTATTCAGCATTCACTTGAATCCGAGGCTGTGCTTGGCGCATTGGCTCGCAAGCTTGGGCAGGATGAGGAATTGTGGTCCATCACCGGGCTGCTGCACGACCTCGATTACAGCAGCACGGCATCGCAGCCGGAGAAGCACGGGCTTGTATCCGCTGAAATGCTTGATGGAAAGCTGCCGGATGAAGCCGTGCAGGCCATCCGTGCGCACAACGGGGAGATGACCGGAGTTGCTCCGCAGACAGATTTTGATTTTGCACTGCGTTGCGGCGAGACTGTTACCGGCCTTATCCATGCAAATGCTTTGATGAGACCCGAAAAGATGTCGGGCATGACTCCCAAGAGTCTGAAGAAGAAAATGAAGTCAAAGGCGTTTGCCGCCAGCGTGAACAGAGATATCATCAAGGAATGTGACAGGATTGGATTGGAGTTGGGTGATTTTTTTGCAATTGCTATTGATGCCGTTACCGGCATTGCTCCTGAAGTCGGTCTCGATTAA
- a CDS encoding HU family DNA-binding protein, whose product MNKSELIKSLAEEKGLHVDESAEIVDAFVDAIKEALIRGDRVEIRGFGSFKMKEYKGYTGRNPKTGDVVDVTPKKLPFFRPGKELKEYLNA is encoded by the coding sequence ATGAACAAAAGCGAACTGATCAAGAGTCTTGCGGAAGAGAAAGGTCTGCACGTCGACGAATCTGCTGAAATAGTGGATGCTTTTGTCGATGCCATCAAGGAAGCCCTTATCCGCGGTGACAGGGTCGAAATCAGAGGCTTCGGAAGTTTCAAGATGAAAGAATACAAAGGTTATACCGGACGCAATCCCAAAACCGGAGATGTAGTGGACGTAACTCCCAAAAAACTGCCTTTCTTCCGTCCGGGTAAAGAATTGAAGGAATATCTGAACGCTTAA
- a CDS encoding PBP1A family penicillin-binding protein has protein sequence MKKVYKISLIVLLVIGILGIASLAGLYFWASSELPGFKNITDYNPPLVTTVYTRNKKVLGYFYKEKRFLVRMDEMSPFLPKAFLAAEDASFYEHDGVDLTAISRAFVANMKTGARTQGGSTITQQIIKRLLLSPEKSYKRKLKEAILAFRLEHYLEKDEILTIYLNQIYLGAGAYGVEAAARTYFGKHVGELSIAECALLAGLPQAPSRYDPYKHPEKARARQLYVLGQMYEHGWVNREEYNKAVDEPLVYGSMEDPSWKHGAYFLEEVRRWLVDKFGEETVYTGGLNVYTSCDIKHQDAADEAVKEGLENSTFRRGWRGPLKQLKPEQYAEFLASDIIPESQLRPGKWVQVLVTKVSKKEAQVKFNKYAAVMPVTSMGWCRTPDVKKAHDEVRPKKDATEVLNKGDVVWAKLDKAFFKDGSEVNFNQVDPDTDTLGDVSWEVSLVQKPIVQGALVSMDPKDGEVLAMVGGYSFSESQFNRATQARRQPGSAFKPIVYSTAMDNGFTPASILMDAPFVYTDMEAGKLWKPENFEGVFYGPTLLRTALVKSRNLVTIRLARKLGIDKIIKRAKDMGLESDFPQDLSVALGSASVSLLNMVEAYSAFARGGTRVKARMILSVNSPWGDLLYESKPEVTEAISPQTAYIMCCLLKEVVQHGTGWRAKVLKRPVAGKTGTTNNEQDAWYMGFSPYLLTGIFVGFDQLTPMGKWETGSRAASPIWVSYRKQVENDYPYTDFTQPEGIVMAKIDASTGLLAGPSSAESFFLPFKEGTQPTRTTPGADGDSGSGGSGSSEDLFKQTF, from the coding sequence ATGAAAAAAGTTTATAAGATTTCACTGATCGTATTGCTTGTGATCGGTATCCTCGGAATAGCATCGCTGGCCGGGCTTTATTTCTGGGCTTCCAGCGAGCTGCCCGGATTCAAGAATATAACCGACTACAACCCTCCGCTGGTAACTACCGTTTACACCAGAAATAAGAAAGTTCTGGGGTATTTTTATAAGGAAAAACGTTTTCTGGTACGCATGGACGAAATGAGCCCTTTTCTGCCCAAGGCTTTTCTTGCGGCGGAAGATGCTTCTTTTTACGAACATGACGGAGTCGACCTTACGGCCATTTCCCGTGCATTCGTTGCCAACATGAAAACCGGCGCAAGGACTCAGGGCGGCAGTACAATTACCCAGCAGATCATCAAAAGGCTGCTTCTGTCCCCGGAAAAAAGCTACAAGCGTAAACTTAAGGAAGCCATCCTGGCCTTTCGCCTTGAGCACTACCTTGAAAAAGATGAAATCCTGACCATCTATCTGAACCAGATTTATCTCGGAGCCGGAGCCTACGGGGTAGAAGCTGCGGCCAGGACTTATTTCGGAAAGCATGTCGGTGAGCTCAGCATTGCGGAATGTGCGTTGCTGGCAGGACTGCCGCAGGCTCCCAGTCGCTATGACCCCTACAAACACCCGGAAAAGGCAAGAGCCCGTCAGCTTTATGTGCTGGGCCAGATGTACGAACACGGCTGGGTTAATCGCGAAGAATACAACAAAGCCGTTGACGAGCCTCTTGTCTACGGCAGTATGGAAGATCCTTCATGGAAGCACGGAGCTTACTTTCTTGAGGAGGTTCGCCGCTGGCTTGTGGATAAATTCGGAGAGGAAACCGTCTACACAGGTGGACTGAACGTCTACACCTCCTGCGATATCAAGCATCAGGATGCTGCGGATGAGGCCGTTAAGGAAGGGCTTGAAAATTCTACCTTTCGTCGTGGATGGAGAGGTCCTCTCAAGCAGCTCAAACCTGAGCAATATGCAGAATTTCTGGCCTCTGATATTATTCCTGAGTCGCAACTGCGTCCCGGAAAATGGGTCCAGGTACTGGTTACCAAGGTCTCCAAAAAGGAAGCACAGGTAAAATTCAACAAATACGCTGCGGTAATGCCGGTTACCAGCATGGGCTGGTGTCGCACCCCTGATGTGAAAAAAGCACATGATGAAGTACGTCCCAAAAAGGACGCCACGGAAGTTCTCAATAAAGGTGATGTTGTATGGGCAAAGCTCGACAAGGCTTTTTTCAAGGACGGCAGTGAAGTCAATTTCAATCAGGTCGACCCTGATACCGATACTCTCGGCGATGTAAGCTGGGAGGTCTCGCTGGTTCAAAAACCCATTGTACAGGGTGCACTTGTCTCCATGGACCCCAAGGACGGAGAAGTCCTTGCCATGGTAGGCGGCTATTCCTTTTCCGAAAGCCAGTTCAACCGCGCAACTCAGGCCAGACGGCAACCCGGTTCGGCGTTCAAACCCATAGTCTACTCCACAGCTATGGATAACGGGTTTACTCCCGCATCAATCCTCATGGACGCTCCTTTCGTTTATACGGATATGGAAGCCGGAAAGCTCTGGAAGCCGGAAAACTTTGAAGGTGTCTTCTACGGACCGACCCTGCTGCGTACCGCGTTGGTGAAATCACGAAATCTCGTTACCATCAGGCTGGCCCGCAAACTCGGCATCGACAAGATAATAAAACGGGCTAAGGACATGGGGCTTGAAAGCGATTTCCCGCAGGACCTGTCCGTGGCACTGGGGTCCGCCTCCGTAAGTCTGCTGAACATGGTCGAAGCCTATTCCGCTTTTGCCCGTGGCGGAACGCGTGTAAAAGCCCGGATGATTCTTTCGGTGAACAGCCCCTGGGGAGATCTCCTCTATGAGTCCAAGCCCGAAGTGACCGAAGCTATCAGCCCCCAGACGGCCTACATAATGTGCTGTCTGCTCAAGGAAGTTGTTCAGCACGGCACAGGCTGGCGCGCCAAGGTCCTTAAACGGCCCGTTGCCGGTAAAACCGGTACAACCAACAACGAACAGGACGCATGGTACATGGGATTTTCACCCTATCTGCTTACCGGTATTTTTGTCGGGTTTGACCAGCTTACCCCCATGGGCAAGTGGGAAACAGGTTCGCGTGCGGCAAGTCCTATCTGGGTTTCCTATCGCAAACAGGTTGAAAATGACTATCCCTACACGGACTTCACCCAGCCCGAAGGTATAGTTATGGCGAAAATTGACGCATCAACCGGACTGCTGGCAGGGCCATCGTCCGCAGAGTCCTTCTTTTTACCATTCAAGGAAGGAACGCAGCCGACCAGAACAACCCCCGGTGCGGACGGAGATTCCGGCAGTGGAGGGTCAGGTTCAAGCGAAGACCTGTTCAAGCAGACCTTTTAA
- the purF gene encoding amidophosphoribosyltransferase codes for MKKEYCGLFGIYGHPEAARMTYFGLYAMQHRGQESAGIVTWDGDSIREQKGMGLVADVFNERHLGKELKGDIAVGHIRYSTTGASLIRNAQPFLVRFGDLRLAIAHNGNLVNTKELREELEAQGSIFQTTMDSEVFVHLIAKNLNGNTIEDAIMKTCRKVKGAFSLLIMANNKLIAIKDPHGFRPLAMGRVGDNYVFASETCAFDLIDAEEIRPLNPGEMIVVEDGKLTSYTYCESIPRRQCIFELIYFARPDSTVFGEVVYERRKKMGAVLSTEKPVDVDFVMPFPDSGNYAAVGYSQESGIPFELAMIRNHYVGRTFIQPSQDMRDFSVRVKLNPVKSMIKDKKIMIVEDSIVRGTTTRTRIKKLREMGAREIHMRVSCPAIRYPCYYGIDFSSKGELIAANSTEEEIARFLGLDSLHYLSIDGLLSSVGDKDSYCLACFNGDYPIPPCNGYGKMCFEDENK; via the coding sequence ATGAAAAAAGAATATTGCGGACTGTTCGGAATATACGGACATCCTGAAGCGGCTAGAATGACCTATTTCGGCCTTTACGCCATGCAGCACCGCGGGCAGGAATCTGCCGGCATAGTCACCTGGGATGGTGACAGTATCCGTGAGCAGAAGGGCATGGGCCTTGTCGCCGATGTCTTTAACGAGCGTCACCTCGGCAAGGAACTCAAAGGTGATATCGCTGTCGGGCATATCCGCTACTCGACAACAGGTGCTTCTCTTATCAGGAACGCCCAGCCGTTTCTGGTGCGTTTCGGTGATTTGCGCCTTGCCATTGCCCACAACGGCAACCTCGTAAACACCAAGGAACTGCGTGAAGAGCTAGAAGCTCAGGGCTCCATTTTTCAGACCACTATGGATTCGGAAGTCTTTGTCCACCTGATTGCCAAGAACCTGAACGGCAATACTATTGAAGACGCCATAATGAAGACCTGCCGCAAGGTTAAGGGCGCCTTCTCGCTGTTGATAATGGCCAATAACAAGCTTATCGCGATAAAAGATCCTCATGGTTTCCGCCCGCTGGCTATGGGCCGTGTCGGCGATAACTATGTATTTGCTTCCGAAACCTGCGCCTTCGATCTGATTGATGCCGAGGAAATACGTCCCCTCAATCCCGGTGAAATGATTGTGGTGGAAGACGGAAAGCTCACATCATACACATATTGTGAATCCATCCCCAGACGTCAGTGCATATTCGAACTCATTTATTTTGCCCGTCCGGACTCCACTGTTTTCGGTGAAGTAGTCTACGAACGGCGCAAGAAAATGGGTGCAGTCCTTTCCACCGAAAAGCCGGTTGATGTTGATTTTGTAATGCCTTTTCCTGATTCCGGTAACTACGCGGCTGTCGGCTATTCGCAGGAGTCCGGCATTCCCTTCGAGCTGGCCATGATCCGCAACCATTATGTCGGCAGAACTTTTATTCAGCCCTCTCAGGACATGCGTGATTTCAGCGTGCGTGTGAAGTTGAACCCGGTAAAATCTATGATCAAGGATAAAAAAATCATGATCGTGGAAGATTCTATTGTACGCGGCACCACCACCCGCACAAGAATCAAGAAACTTCGCGAGATGGGTGCCCGTGAAATCCATATGCGGGTCAGCTGCCCGGCTATCCGCTACCCATGCTATTACGGGATTGACTTTTCTTCCAAGGGAGAGCTTATTGCCGCCAACAGCACAGAAGAGGAAATCGCACGTTTCCTCGGCCTTGATTCTCTGCACTATCTTTCTATTGATGGATTGCTCAGTTCTGTGGGAGACAAGGATTCATACTGTCTGGCCTGTTTTAACGGTGATTATCCTATTCCTCCCTGCAACGGATACGGGAAGATGTGTTTTGAGGACGAAAACAAGTAA
- a CDS encoding zinc/iron-chelating domain-containing protein has protein sequence MKDPFVCARCAAKGPTCCEITPGLEEVCFPVSDFERERIRECVPYSGGFVLQPNTAVFIENLLRLFPDQRRTVREVFPPGGMHYRLAVDSSGKCVFLGAEGCRIPVEARPFYCRLFPFWIDERGRISLLEIERCLARHENKTPSRLFGALGTSQSKVRQLHAGLRTAWGFVPHGE, from the coding sequence ATGAAGGATCCTTTTGTCTGCGCACGCTGTGCCGCCAAGGGACCCACATGTTGTGAAATAACTCCGGGTCTCGAAGAGGTCTGTTTTCCTGTTTCAGATTTTGAAAGGGAACGCATCCGCGAGTGCGTTCCCTATTCCGGCGGGTTCGTTTTGCAACCGAACACCGCCGTTTTTATTGAAAATCTGCTCAGGCTGTTTCCGGATCAGCGCAGAACTGTACGGGAAGTGTTTCCTCCCGGAGGTATGCACTACAGGCTGGCGGTGGACTCTTCCGGGAAATGTGTCTTTCTCGGTGCCGAAGGGTGCCGCATTCCCGTGGAGGCCAGGCCGTTCTACTGCCGTCTTTTCCCTTTCTGGATAGATGAGCGGGGCCGGATAAGCCTGCTTGAAATAGAACGATGCCTTGCCAGGCATGAAAATAAGACCCCGTCCAGGTTGTTCGGGGCGCTGGGAACTTCCCAGTCGAAGGTCCGGCAGCTGCATGCCGGGCTCAGAACCGCATGGGGATTTGTTCCGCATGGTGAATAG
- the dapA gene encoding 4-hydroxy-tetrahydrodipicolinate synthase, producing the protein MSFQGALTALVTPFKDGAIDQDAYRELIEWQIEQGIDGLVPCGTTGEAATMTHEEQGEVIRICVEQVKGRIPVIAGAGSNNTKEAVNLTLLAKNAGADATLQITPYYNKPTPNGLIAHFKTLSEEASMPFILYNVPGRTGLNALPETIARIAREVPDVIGVKEATGNLSQVSDVIEKCPEGFTVLSGDDFTVLPLLALGGHGVISVVSNIMPDVMSGMCAAFRNGDIKKAQELHYKMQPLNRAMFIETNPIPVKTALGMMGKLETSFRLPLVPLLPENESKLEATLKENGII; encoded by the coding sequence ATGAGTTTCCAAGGAGCATTAACTGCTCTGGTCACTCCGTTCAAGGACGGAGCGATTGATCAGGACGCATACCGCGAACTGATCGAATGGCAGATTGAACAGGGGATCGACGGTCTGGTTCCATGCGGAACGACCGGCGAAGCGGCAACAATGACCCACGAAGAACAAGGTGAGGTTATAAGAATCTGTGTTGAGCAGGTGAAGGGACGCATTCCCGTCATCGCCGGTGCAGGTTCAAACAATACTAAAGAAGCCGTAAACCTGACCCTGCTCGCCAAAAATGCGGGCGCCGATGCCACCCTCCAGATAACACCCTATTACAATAAACCGACTCCGAACGGACTGATTGCTCATTTTAAAACTCTGTCTGAAGAGGCTTCCATGCCCTTCATTCTTTACAATGTACCGGGCAGAACAGGACTGAATGCTCTGCCGGAAACCATTGCCAGAATTGCAAGAGAAGTTCCGGACGTAATCGGTGTAAAAGAAGCTACCGGCAACCTGTCCCAGGTTTCCGATGTGATCGAAAAATGCCCAGAAGGATTCACGGTGCTTTCCGGTGACGATTTCACCGTACTGCCCCTGCTTGCACTGGGCGGTCACGGAGTAATATCCGTTGTCTCCAACATCATGCCCGATGTAATGTCCGGCATGTGCGCAGCCTTCCGTAACGGGGACATCAAGAAAGCTCAGGAACTGCACTATAAAATGCAGCCCCTGAACCGGGCCATGTTTATTGAGACAAACCCCATTCCAGTCAAAACAGCACTTGGAATGATGGGCAAGCTTGAAACATCCTTCAGGCTGCCCCTTGTCCCGCTGCTTCCCGAAAACGAAAGCAAGCTTGAAGCAACGCTCAAGGAAAACGGGATCATTTAA
- a CDS encoding oligopeptide/dipeptide ABC transporter ATP-binding protein encodes MSGFILEVADVKRHYPVSGGLLSMSKATVKAVNGISLRVENGETLGLVGESGCGKSTLARLLSGLEKPDSGTIFFKGKPLSEWSSAEKGGLLQMVFQDPYSSLNPRQKIGKIISEGLRIHHMGTGKEIKDRVSELLQQVGLRPEHASRYPHEFSGGQRQRVAIARAIAMNPDLVICDEPVSALDVSVQAQVLNLLKSIQKEFGLSYVFISHDLSVVSHISDRVAVMYLGKLMEVAPAEALYREPLHPYSRILLDAVPIPDPSAPGGDVIVPGDMPSPISPPEGCPFHPRCPRAMDICSSEPPESVEVGEGRTVFCHLY; translated from the coding sequence ATGAGCGGATTTATTCTGGAAGTTGCTGATGTTAAGAGACATTACCCGGTAAGCGGCGGGCTCCTGTCTATGTCCAAGGCAACGGTCAAGGCTGTAAACGGTATTTCCCTGCGGGTTGAAAACGGCGAGACTCTCGGGCTGGTTGGGGAGTCCGGTTGCGGCAAATCCACGCTTGCGCGGCTTTTGTCCGGGCTGGAAAAACCGGATTCCGGGACAATCTTTTTTAAGGGTAAGCCTCTTTCGGAGTGGAGTTCCGCTGAAAAGGGCGGATTGCTGCAGATGGTTTTTCAGGACCCGTATTCCTCATTAAATCCGCGCCAGAAGATAGGGAAAATTATTTCGGAAGGTTTGCGCATTCATCATATGGGAACCGGGAAAGAGATTAAGGACAGGGTTTCCGAACTGCTGCAGCAGGTCGGTTTGCGCCCGGAACATGCTTCCCGTTATCCGCATGAATTTTCCGGAGGTCAGCGGCAGAGGGTGGCAATCGCCCGGGCGATTGCCATGAATCCGGACCTTGTAATCTGTGACGAGCCCGTTTCCGCTCTTGATGTTTCCGTGCAGGCTCAGGTGCTTAATCTGCTCAAGTCGATCCAGAAGGAGTTCGGTTTGAGTTACGTCTTCATTTCGCATGATCTTTCGGTGGTCAGTCATATCAGTGACCGGGTAGCGGTCATGTATCTCGGCAAGCTCATGGAAGTCGCACCTGCCGAAGCTTTGTACCGGGAACCGCTGCATCCGTATTCGCGTATACTGCTGGACGCAGTCCCGATTCCCGATCCGTCTGCCCCCGGCGGGGATGTCATTGTTCCCGGAGATATGCCCAGCCCCATCTCGCCGCCGGAAGGATGTCCATTTCACCCGCGTTGTCCCAGGGCCATGGATATCTGTTCATCTGAGCCACCTGAGAGTGTTGAGGTTGGGGAAGGGCGGACTGTTTTTTGCCACTTGTATTGA
- a CDS encoding MinD/ParA family protein produces MINANKTMSLAIMSGKGGVGKTNLSLNLSYALNTGGNSLLLMDCDLGLANLDVLLGISPESNMQDLLISGARPSDIVIPIEKGRRFDILPAASGVPELVEMDEDMQEMLFSKITDLVGSYQFLVLDLGAGINGTVLSFAAMVHSRIVVITPEPTSLTDSYALIKVLNSQHGVSDFHIVVNQASSAKEANETFNRLNMACEKFLNIQLKNMGFVRYDPNVTEAVRRQIPFIKFAPKSDASRDILNIAVKIQKIRMDNMAKLAEQPIIKKFPILAD; encoded by the coding sequence ATGATAAATGCCAACAAGACAATGAGCCTTGCGATTATGAGCGGAAAAGGAGGCGTTGGTAAAACCAACCTGTCCCTTAACCTGTCCTATGCCCTCAACACCGGGGGCAACAGTCTGCTGCTCATGGACTGCGATCTGGGACTTGCCAACCTTGACGTCCTTCTGGGAATCTCCCCGGAAAGCAATATGCAGGATCTGCTGATCAGCGGGGCCAGACCTTCCGATATCGTAATTCCCATAGAAAAAGGCCGCAGGTTCGACATTCTGCCCGCAGCTTCCGGGGTTCCGGAACTCGTCGAAATGGACGAGGACATGCAGGAAATGCTCTTCAGCAAGATTACCGATCTTGTGGGCAGTTACCAGTTTCTGGTTCTGGATCTCGGCGCGGGCATAAACGGAACCGTACTTTCCTTCGCGGCCATGGTGCACTCAAGAATCGTTGTCATCACCCCGGAACCTACTTCGCTGACAGACAGTTATGCCCTGATCAAGGTTCTGAATTCACAGCACGGGGTCAGCGATTTTCACATCGTGGTCAATCAGGCATCATCCGCCAAGGAAGCAAATGAGACCTTCAACAGGCTGAATATGGCCTGTGAAAAATTCCTGAATATTCAGTTGAAAAATATGGGTTTTGTGCGCTATGATCCCAACGTTACTGAAGCGGTGAGAAGACAGATACCGTTCATCAAATTTGCCCCGAAATCCGATGCGAGCAGAGATATTTTAAATATCGCAGTCAAAATTCAGAAAATACGCATGGACAACATGGCCAAACTTGCTGAACAGCCGATCATAAAAAAATTTCCGATTCTTGCCGACTAA